In Deferribacter desulfuricans SSM1, the following are encoded in one genomic region:
- the thiD gene encoding bifunctional hydroxymethylpyrimidine kinase/phosphomethylpyrimidine kinase, translated as MGNSIPVVLTIAGSDGSSGAGIQADLKTFSALGVYGLTVITAITIQNTRQVKQIHPVSLNLLKEQLDILYADFDISYVKIGMLATKDIAEFTLNYLKEKNSKYIIDPVLKSSSGTPLFEGNAEKIVNGAYLITPNLDEASILAEVKIQTIEDMEQAAKLIYNQGAQNVLLKGGHLKGDKAIDILYDGKGFEYFIADKIKTKNTHGTGCTLSSAITSYLARGENLVISIRKAKEFLLKSMQRAKGLNLGKGRGPLIHFEDVAQ; from the coding sequence ATGGGCAATAGTATCCCCGTTGTTTTGACAATAGCAGGCTCTGATGGTAGTAGTGGAGCTGGAATACAAGCTGATTTAAAAACCTTTTCGGCTTTAGGTGTCTATGGCCTTACGGTAATAACAGCAATCACAATCCAAAACACCAGACAGGTAAAACAAATTCATCCTGTCTCTTTAAATTTATTAAAAGAGCAATTGGATATCCTTTATGCAGATTTTGATATCTCTTATGTAAAAATTGGGATGCTTGCAACCAAGGACATTGCTGAGTTTACTCTAAATTATTTAAAAGAAAAAAATAGCAAATATATTATCGATCCAGTACTTAAATCATCTTCCGGAACCCCTCTTTTTGAAGGGAATGCTGAAAAAATAGTAAATGGTGCGTATCTAATCACACCAAATTTAGATGAAGCCTCTATTTTAGCAGAGGTAAAAATTCAAACCATAGAAGATATGGAACAAGCTGCTAAATTAATTTACAATCAAGGGGCACAAAATGTTCTTTTAAAAGGTGGGCACTTAAAAGGGGATAAAGCTATAGATATTCTTTACGATGGAAAAGGGTTTGAATATTTCATAGCAGACAAGATAAAAACCAAAAATACCCATGGGACTGGTTGTACATTATCTTCTGCCATAACATCATATCTTGCTAGAGGTGAAAATCTTGTAATATCCATTAGAAAAGCTAAAGAATTTTTGCTAAAATCGATGCAAAGAGCTAAAGGACTAAATTTAGGAAAAGGTAGAGGACCTTTAATACATTTTGAGGATGTGGCACAATAA
- the argJ gene encoding bifunctional glutamate N-acetyltransferase/amino-acid acetyltransferase ArgJ: MKKINLGGVTTPLGFQSSAICTDIKGNNSAKKDFGLLVSDVPATVSATFTKNRVKAAPVIYDMNLLSEKDEFFGIVINSGNANACTGNQGLKNTETICQAFENKLQLDNKSLLMASTGVIGVQLPVDKMLNYVDEIVDELDDTDNNLAEAILTTDTVVKKSAYLVETGNGAFVVGGIAKGAGMIAPDMATMLAFITTDALVDKNIQDEVLRLAVEDSFNSITVDGDMSTNDSVFLFSNGMSGISVNHSKNLELFKEALKAVCLDLAKMIVKDGEGATKFVSINIKNAKNYEDAKKCAFKIANSPLCKTMFFGSDPNWGRLMATIGSAMIEFEENKVDIFFDDLKYVENGLLISDDLEDKAYEIMKKDSFVITIDLKAGNANKTVYTCDLSYDYVKINADYRT, encoded by the coding sequence ATGAAAAAAATAAATCTTGGTGGGGTTACTACACCACTTGGTTTTCAATCATCAGCAATTTGTACAGATATAAAAGGGAATAATAGCGCTAAAAAAGATTTTGGTTTACTTGTTAGTGATGTCCCAGCAACAGTATCAGCAACCTTTACAAAGAATAGAGTTAAAGCAGCACCAGTTATTTATGATATGAATCTTCTGTCAGAAAAAGATGAATTTTTTGGGATTGTAATAAATAGTGGTAATGCCAATGCCTGTACAGGAAACCAAGGGTTAAAAAACACTGAAACAATATGTCAAGCATTTGAAAATAAACTACAACTTGATAATAAATCATTGCTCATGGCATCAACTGGTGTTATAGGGGTTCAACTCCCTGTTGATAAAATGTTAAACTACGTAGATGAGATTGTAGATGAGCTTGATGATACAGACAACAACTTGGCAGAAGCTATACTTACAACTGATACTGTAGTTAAAAAATCCGCATACCTTGTAGAAACTGGAAATGGAGCTTTTGTTGTAGGTGGTATCGCAAAAGGAGCAGGGATGATTGCTCCAGATATGGCCACAATGTTGGCTTTTATAACCACTGACGCTCTTGTTGATAAAAACATACAGGATGAAGTTTTAAGGCTTGCAGTTGAAGACAGTTTTAACAGTATAACAGTAGATGGTGATATGAGTACAAATGATTCTGTATTTCTATTTTCAAATGGGATGAGCGGAATATCAGTAAACCATAGTAAAAACCTTGAGCTTTTTAAAGAAGCTTTAAAAGCTGTTTGCTTAGACCTTGCTAAAATGATTGTAAAAGATGGTGAAGGAGCAACAAAGTTTGTTTCAATAAATATCAAAAATGCAAAAAATTATGAAGATGCCAAAAAATGCGCCTTTAAAATAGCAAATTCCCCACTTTGCAAAACCATGTTTTTTGGTTCAGATCCAAATTGGGGCAGACTCATGGCCACAATTGGCTCTGCTATGATAGAATTTGAAGAGAATAAGGTTGATATCTTCTTCGATGATTTAAAATATGTGGAAAATGGACTTTTAATCTCTGATGATTTAGAAGATAAGGCCTATGAAATTATGAAAAAAGATAGTTTTGTTATCACTATAGATTTAAAAGCCGGCAATGCTAACAAAACTGTTTATACTTGTGACCTTTCATACGATTATGTAAAAATAAATGCAGATTACAGAACCTGA
- a CDS encoding AI-2E family transporter: MDFLKIEINFKNFLIILSTILILFLIFKIKNILTPFAIAFFISYLLDPVVDRLENLKFNRTLSVLIVFVLFSLIVIAIILFIFPVMINEINILLKKIPVYLQMLDNKIKEYNYYAIIQPYINEIKSFVVKNLGKISNILLDIFNVLSGYLGNFLNFVLLYSIVPILIFYFLKDFDSIVAKTKTMLEKKGFLNVVDKSEEFNSILKSYFRGQFIVSVLLGILYSVTLLIVGIEGAVFVGVLSGILSMVPYLGFIVGFVTSLLLAFIQFQDLFHPLFVVLGFTIVQVIESNLITPKIVGESLGLHPVAVIFAIMVGGSLFGIAGMIFSLPIAALIKVSFMDNLLTD; the protein is encoded by the coding sequence ATGGATTTCTTAAAAATAGAAATAAATTTTAAAAACTTTTTAATAATTTTATCAACCATTTTAATTCTTTTTCTGATTTTTAAAATAAAGAATATCCTTACACCTTTTGCTATAGCTTTTTTTATATCTTATCTTTTAGATCCGGTGGTAGATAGACTTGAAAATCTTAAATTTAATAGGACATTATCAGTGTTGATAGTTTTCGTTTTATTTAGTTTAATAGTGATTGCTATAATACTTTTTATTTTCCCTGTGATGATAAATGAAATAAATATTTTGCTAAAAAAGATACCTGTGTATTTACAAATGTTAGACAACAAGATTAAAGAGTATAATTATTATGCTATAATCCAACCTTATATAAATGAGATAAAAAGTTTTGTTGTTAAAAACTTAGGTAAAATATCAAATATTCTCTTAGATATTTTTAATGTGCTTAGTGGTTATTTGGGTAATTTCTTAAATTTTGTATTACTTTATTCTATTGTACCTATATTAATTTTTTACTTTTTAAAGGATTTTGACTCAATTGTGGCTAAAACAAAAACTATGTTAGAGAAAAAGGGCTTTCTCAACGTGGTGGATAAAAGTGAGGAATTTAATAGTATTTTGAAGAGTTACTTTAGAGGGCAGTTTATTGTATCTGTATTGTTGGGTATTTTATACAGCGTGACTCTTTTGATTGTGGGGATAGAAGGCGCAGTTTTTGTAGGAGTTTTATCTGGTATATTAAGTATGGTCCCATATTTAGGTTTTATAGTGGGGTTTGTGACTTCACTCCTTTTAGCTTTTATTCAGTTTCAAGATTTATTTCACCCTTTATTTGTTGTTTTGGGTTTCACTATTGTGCAGGTTATTGAAAGCAACTTGATTACACCGAAAATAGTTGGTGAAAGTTTGGGGTTACACCCCGTTGCAGTAATTTTTGCCATTATGGTAGGTGGTTCACTTTTTGGTATTGCGGGGATGATTTTTTCTCTCCCTATTGCAGCCCTTATCAAAGTATCATTTATGGATAATCTTTTAACTGATTAA
- a CDS encoding chemotaxis protein CheW, whose product MFLLFDYNQKTLAVNLYDVKNIVLTEDIYPLPFIGNILLGLVNIKGELLPVFNLNTIFKDNFISASKKLISFQNGYNFLIPSDGKIFIENEPGEKIETNLENEFIKANYKCNRKIINLLNLNKIKDQINNTLLKEAK is encoded by the coding sequence ATGTTTTTATTGTTTGATTACAACCAAAAAACACTTGCAGTCAATTTATACGATGTTAAAAATATCGTTTTGACTGAAGATATCTACCCTCTACCTTTTATTGGCAACATATTATTGGGTTTAGTAAATATTAAAGGGGAGTTATTGCCCGTTTTTAATTTAAACACTATTTTCAAAGATAATTTTATTTCAGCATCAAAAAAACTCATTTCATTTCAAAATGGATATAACTTTCTAATACCAAGCGATGGGAAAATATTCATTGAAAATGAGCCAGGTGAAAAGATTGAAACAAATTTAGAAAATGAGTTTATAAAAGCAAACTATAAATGCAACCGAAAAATAATTAATCTTTTAAATTTGAACAAAATCAAAGACCAAATTAACAATACACTGCTCAAGGAGGCAAAATGA